The following coding sequences lie in one Saimiri boliviensis isolate mSaiBol1 chromosome 6, mSaiBol1.pri, whole genome shotgun sequence genomic window:
- the LOC101044025 gene encoding olfactory receptor 51L1-like: MIENRSVNFHIKLAAGEKRESRTIWLTEILPKHAMGHEFSILLKLTMPSLSSANLSFSTFLLTGFPGLEWAHQWISLPIFVGYLVALVGNATILYLVRTDRSLHQPMYYFLAILAVTDLGLCMSTLPSVLGVLWFDARTVSLVPCVLQQHFLHSFSFIESAVLFAMALDRLVAIRFPLHFASVLTGPRVALVGVVLSVRSAAITAAPSLHLLTFNYCRPGALSHAYCLHQDMIRLACSDTHFSRLYELCIIMLAMGGDVLFILLSYTVILRTVLAIASAGERLKALNTCVSHILAVLCFYVPVLGLSIVHRFGRHTSPLLHILMGTVSVLFPPLMNPVIYSIKTQQIRRAILKVISLEKIK; the protein is encoded by the exons atgattGAGAACCGCTCAGTAAATTTTCATATAAAGTTGGCAGCTGGGGAGAAAAGGGAGTCAAGGACCATCTGGCTCACTGAAATACTGCCTAAGCATGCCATGGGTCACGAATTTTCCAT CCTCTTGAAATTGACAATGCCCTCTCTATCAAGTGCCAACTTGAGCTTCTCTACATTCCTGCTGACTGGCTTCCCAGGCCTGGAGTGGGCTCACCAGTGGATCTCACTGCCCATTTTTGTAGGATACCTTGTGGCCCTTGTGGGAAATGCCACCATCTTGTATCTGGTACGAACCGACCGTTCCCTCCATCAGCCCATGTACTACTTCCTGGCCATCCTGGCTGTGACGGACTTGGGCTTGTGTATGTCCACTCTGCCCTCTGTGCTGGGTGTGCTGTGGTTTGATGCTCGCACAGTGAGCTTGGTGCCCTGTGTTCTGCAGCAGCATTTCCTCCACTCTTTCTCCTTCATCGAGTCAGCCGTCCTCTTCGCTATGGCTCTGGACCGCCTAGTGGCCATCCGATTCCCACTGCACTTTGCGTCTGTGCTCACAGGTCCCCGTGTGGCATTGGTTGGGGTTGTGCTGAGCGTGCGAAGTGCTGCCATCACTGCTGCACCTTCGTTGCACCTGTTAACATTTAACTACTGTCGCCCTGGGGCGCTCTCCCATGCTTACTGTCTTCACCAAGACATGATCCGCCTGGCCTGCTCTGACACACATTTCAGCAGACTCTATGAGCTGTGCATCATTATGCTGGCCATGGGCGGTGATGTTCTTTTCATCCTGCTCTCCTACACTGTCATCCTCCGCACCGTGCTGGCCATTGCGTCTGCAGGGGAGCGGCTGAAGGCCCTCAATACTTGTGTCTCCCACATCCTGGCCGTGCTCTGCTTCTATGTGCCTGTGCTAGGCTTGTCCATCGTCCACAGGTTTGGGCGCCACACCTCGCCCTTGCTGCACATCCTTATGGGCACTGTCTCTGTGCTCTTTCCGCCCTTGATGAACCCTGTTATCTACAGCATCAAGACCCAGCAGATTCGCAGGGCCATTCTCAAGGTGATTTCGCTGGAGAAGATAAAATGA